The Terriglobia bacterium genomic interval CTCCTATTATCCGGATCCGCGCTTCACCCCCGTGGATGCCACGGGCCTGGGCAATAACCAGGATCCGGGCCTGGTCGAAGCAGCCAAGTACTACAACTGGACGGTCAAGGTGGATCACAACATAAACGATCGACACCGGATCTTTCTCCGCGCCAGCGCCTATACGAGAAACAGCCTTTACGATAACTACCTCTCCAATTACTTGCTCACGGGCGACGCTTTCCAGTTCTTGGCCAAAAACGGCGTCATCGACGACGTGTACACCTTCGGTCCGACCACCGTGTTGAATGTGAAGTTCGGCTACAGCAGGTTCATTCGGGCAGACAAAACTAATTCCGAAACTGGATTTGATCTGACCAGTTTGGGATTTCCGGCTTCGTACAACGATTCGATTCCGAAGGACATACGTCGCTTCCCGGCAGTCTCGATGACCGGCTACCAGGCCACGGGCCCCGTCGGTTGCGAGTTCAGGCCGGTCGAGATCTATTCGCTCCCCATAACCCTCTCGAAAGCCCAGGGGAGGCACTTCCTCAAGGTCGGCATGGAGTTCCGCGCATATCGCGAAACCGACGGCTTCACGGGTCACAACCAGACGGGTTCGTTTACCTTTGATACAACCTACACCAAGGGGCCATTGGATAATTCAACCGCGGCACCCAGCAGTTTTGGTCAGTCCGTCGCAGCCTTGCTTCTTGGGTTGCCGACCAATGCCAGCTTTGTCAGGCGGGCCGCCAGCTACGCCGAGCAGTCAACCTCCTGGGGTTTCTTTGTACAGGATGATTGGAAGGTCCTTCCGAAGCTGACCCTGAACTTTGGCTTGCGCTGGGAGTTCGAGGGCTCCTTGACGGAGCGATATAATCGCACCGCGACCAGCTTTGACTACAACGCACTCCAGCCTATCAGCGCTCAGGCTGTGGCCAACTACGCCTTGAATCCCGTGACCGAAATCCCGGTAAGCCAGTTCAAAGTGCAGGGCGGACTGATGTTTGCCGGAGTCGGCGGCCAGCCGAGAGGCGCTTATGAAACCCCGAAGAAAAACCTCATGCCGCGGTTTGGGATTGCCTATCAGCTGACTCCCAAGACCGTCATCCGCTCCGGATATGGGATCTTCTTCGGGTTCCTGGGTGAACGGCGCGGCGACGTGATCCAAACCGGGTTTCAGAGAGATACGAATTTTGTTCCCACCACCGATAACATCAACTTTATTGGCACGCTGTCCAATCCATTCCCCAGTGGGATCCTGGAGCCGGTGGGGGCGGCATCAGGCGCCCAGACCTACCTTGGACAGAATCTCAATTATTCAATCCAGGGCCAGGGGATCGCGTTCTTTAATCCGAAACCACAGGTGTCGTACATGCAGCGCTGGCAGTTCGGCATCCAGCGGGAGCTGCCCGGGGGTGTGGTGGTCGAAGCGGCATATATCGGCAACCGCGGCACCCATATCGAGCTCACGAGAGACCTGAATGTGACGCCGCAGAAATATCTGAGCACACTCTCGACCCGTGATGCGACTGTCATCAACTACCTGACGTTTAATTTCACGAATCCGTTTTATGGACTCGCGTGGCCGGCGGGTGCGACCAGCACGTTCACGGGAAAAACTATTGCGCGCGAGCGGCTGATGCGCCCATTCCCCGCTTTCGGCACCGTATCCACAACCACGAACGAAGGGTATTCCTGGTACCATGGGGCGGAACTGAAGGTAGAAAAGAGATTCTCCAAAGGGTACTCTGTGGTTTTGAACTACACCCGTTCTAAATCCATGCAGGCCACGGAGCTCCTGAATCAGGACGATCCCAGACCCACTGAGATGATATCCGATCTTGACACACCGAGCCGGTTGTCGCTAAGTGCCCTCTTGGAATTCCCGTTCGGGCCGGGCAAGCCGTTCCAGGTGACAAGTAATGCCGTCCTGTCGCGCATTATCGGCGGCTGGCAGCTTTCTCCGATTTACACATATCAGAGCGGCGTGCCCATCCAATTCGGTACGGATTTCTTCTTCAATGGCGATCCCACAACCATGGCACTTCCCTCGGACCAGCGTACGGTTACCCGCTGGTTCAATACCGCCAATTTCGTGACCGCCTCCACCGCACAGCCGGACCATCATGTGCGGACGATGCCGCTGAGATTCTCCGGAGTTCGCTATCAGAATTTTAGCAACTGGGATTTCTCGCTCATCAAGAACACGAAGCTCACGGAAGGGAAGAGTATTCAATTCAAGATCGAGGCATTGAATGCCATGAACCATCCGTTGCTGAACAACGGCACGGTCACCGCAACCGTAAACCCCACATCCACTGCTTTCGGTTCCACGGTGGGAAAGAATATGGGGAATTACGCGCGCCGATTCCAGCTCGGACTGAAGTTCATCTTCTAGTCAACTCGCTTCGCCGCAGGGGCGCGCTACCGCGCGCCCCTGCTTCTCTCCTTTCCTGAAGCTTCTCCTTCCCCGCCCATGCAAACGATTCAAAGGAGCAACGTCTTGATCCGCAAGGGTTTTGTAATGAGTGTAACTCCCAAACATGCAACGGAATATCGCAGGCGCCACAACCCCATCTGGCCGGAGCTCGCGGATGTGCTAAAGCAGCATGGAGTATTGAGCTACTCCATATTCCTCCATCCCGAAACGCACCAGCTGTTTGCCTACGTAGAAATTGAGGACGAGGAGAAATGGAAGACCGTGACACGGACAGAAGTCTGCCGCAGGTGGTGGGCTCATATGAAGGAAATCATGCCTTCAAATCCCGACAACAGTCCGGTTGCGATCGAGCTGCAGGAGGTGTTTCATATAGAGAAATAGTAATTGGGTAGATAGCATCCCAGGTCTGCAGCCAAACACATGACGATCCGCCATTGGGCTATGCGACGAGACCGATCCACAGGCGTCCGCGGAGGAGGATTTCGATCCGTAGCCACTCAACAGGTGTATAGTGATACCGAAAAACGTAATCAGCAGCACTTCTTGGAAGTTCAAGCCGGCCGGCTGCAACCAGGACAGGGACGAGGGGATGAAAATCCAGCGGCGCAATTTCCTCAAAACCCTCTTGGTGTCGGGCGCTCTCATCAAGAACAGGCCATGGGCTGTAAGCTTGATGGACCGCGCGAGTTTAGTCAGGCGTCATAATCCGATACTGCAAGAACTTGATCCGCTCTCCCCGTTGTCCCTCGGCAACGGGGAATTCGCTTTCACTGCGGACATCACCGGGCTACAGACATTCCCGCAATCATACGAGAATTCAACGCCGCTGTGCACGATGTCGCAGTGGGGATGGCACACCTCGCCTCTTCCTCCGGGGCTCGATCTGGAACATTTCCGCCTCACCCCATACGATACTCATGGCCGCAAAGTCGGATATCCGACAAGCGGCGACGGGCAAAGCGGGCTCTACGACTGGCTTCGCGAAAATCCCCATCGGCTCCACCTCGGCCGGATCGGCCTGCGGCTATCCCTGCCTGGGGGGAGGGAGCTTCAGCCGCAGGATCTCACAGACATCGAACAGAAGCTGGACCTCTGGGCCGGCATCTTGACGAGCCATTTCACGATTGAAGGAAAACCGGTAACTGTCAAGTCTGCCGTGCACCCTGACCGGGATCTCCTGTCTGTGGCTATCGAATCCCCGCTGATCGCAGCGGAGCGGCTCGCCGTCCGGTTCAGTTTTCCCTACGGCTCGCCCAGCATGCAAGCTGCCGATTGGAGACTGCCTGACAGGCATCGAACTCTGATGACAAATCAAGCGCCGGGCCGTGCGGAACTCCACAGATTTTTGGATGCCGACGAGTATTTCGTGGCGATCAGCTGGAGCGGGCAGGCCACATGGACGCCTGAAGCAGAGCATCAGTTCATTCTGACTCCTGCAAGACAGAATTCGCGCTTCGAATTCGTCGCAGCGTTTGCCTCGCGCCCTCCCGACAAGTCGCTGCCGAGCACATCGTCTGCTTTTGTCGACAGTTCGAGGCACTGGGAGCGCCTCTGGACCGATGGCGGCGCCGTCGAACTGGCCGACAGCCGTGACCGCCGGGCGCCGGAGCTCGAGCGGCGCATTGTGCTCTCGCAATACCTCACAGCGATCCAGTGCGCCGGATCCATGCCGCCTCAGGAAACCGGGCTGACGGTCAACAGCTGGTATGGGAAGTTTCACCTGGAGATGCACTGGTGGCACGCCGCCCACTTCGCTTTGTGGAACCGGATCCGCCTGCTGGAGAAGAGCCTTGGCTGGTATCTCTCGACTCTGCCTTCCGCTCGCGACACGGCGCAGCTACAGGGCTACGCCGGCGCCAGGTGGCCCAAGATGGTGGGCCCGGAAGGGAAAGACAGTCCTTCACCCATCGGCCCATTGTTG includes:
- a CDS encoding TonB-dependent receptor produces the protein MRQSHKHRFLFWLVFVLVLGSLPTGLLLAQETRGSIMGRVTDQSGAVIPRATVEVLNKAMGTKTALATNEQGYYQATFLTPGLYRIEVQVQGFKKYERDNIEVRIADRLEVNIQLTVGQLADTITVMGETPLLESTTASLGQVIDARRATELPLAHGNPYQLIGIAAGVGFTRDPRLDRPYEPTHIVGYSIAGTRANRSDLTIDGIASTATANANEVTATYPPPGDIIQEFKVQTSTFDASFGQTEGGVTNISIKSGTNALHGTAYFAGLPPAGWGWAANDFYANRLNQKIATFTEKRWGGSAGGPVYIPHLYDGRNKTFFMFGYEGIHDNRPRNDVTNGTVPSAKMKKGDFSELLAIGPQYQIYNPFTRRSIAGGRIQADPFPGNIIDPGLLNPIALKILSYYPDPRFTPVDATGLGNNQDPGLVEAAKYYNWTVKVDHNINDRHRIFLRASAYTRNSLYDNYLSNYLLTGDAFQFLAKNGVIDDVYTFGPTTVLNVKFGYSRFIRADKTNSETGFDLTSLGFPASYNDSIPKDIRRFPAVSMTGYQATGPVGCEFRPVEIYSLPITLSKAQGRHFLKVGMEFRAYRETDGFTGHNQTGSFTFDTTYTKGPLDNSTAAPSSFGQSVAALLLGLPTNASFVRRAASYAEQSTSWGFFVQDDWKVLPKLTLNFGLRWEFEGSLTERYNRTATSFDYNALQPISAQAVANYALNPVTEIPVSQFKVQGGLMFAGVGGQPRGAYETPKKNLMPRFGIAYQLTPKTVIRSGYGIFFGFLGERRGDVIQTGFQRDTNFVPTTDNINFIGTLSNPFPSGILEPVGAASGAQTYLGQNLNYSIQGQGIAFFNPKPQVSYMQRWQFGIQRELPGGVVVEAAYIGNRGTHIELTRDLNVTPQKYLSTLSTRDATVINYLTFNFTNPFYGLAWPAGATSTFTGKTIARERLMRPFPAFGTVSTTTNEGYSWYHGAELKVEKRFSKGYSVVLNYTRSKSMQATELLNQDDPRPTEMISDLDTPSRLSLSALLEFPFGPGKPFQVTSNAVLSRIIGGWQLSPIYTYQSGVPIQFGTDFFFNGDPTTMALPSDQRTVTRWFNTANFVTASTAQPDHHVRTMPLRFSGVRYQNFSNWDFSLIKNTKLTEGKSIQFKIEALNAMNHPLLNNGTVTATVNPTSTAFGSTVGKNMGNYARRFQLGLKFIF
- the rhaM gene encoding L-rhamnose mutarotase, which gives rise to MIRKGFVMSVTPKHATEYRRRHNPIWPELADVLKQHGVLSYSIFLHPETHQLFAYVEIEDEEKWKTVTRTEVCRRWWAHMKEIMPSNPDNSPVAIELQEVFHIEK
- a CDS encoding glycoside hydrolase family 65, with protein sequence MDRASLVRRHNPILQELDPLSPLSLGNGEFAFTADITGLQTFPQSYENSTPLCTMSQWGWHTSPLPPGLDLEHFRLTPYDTHGRKVGYPTSGDGQSGLYDWLRENPHRLHLGRIGLRLSLPGGRELQPQDLTDIEQKLDLWAGILTSHFTIEGKPVTVKSAVHPDRDLLSVAIESPLIAAERLAVRFSFPYGSPSMQAADWRLPDRHRTLMTNQAPGRAELHRFLDADEYFVAISWSGQATWTPEAEHQFILTPARQNSRFEFVAAFASRPPDKSLPSTSSAFVDSSRHWERLWTDGGAVELADSRDRRAPELERRIVLSQYLTAIQCAGSMPPQETGLTVNSWYGKFHLEMHWWHAAHFALWNRIRLLEKSLGWYLSTLPSARDTAQLQGYAGARWPKMVGPEGKDSPSPIGPLLIWQQPHPIFFAELCYRAHGNRETLERYRPIVFETATFMASFASLDAKTRRYFLGPPVIPAQENHPAAETWNPTFELSYWRYGLKLAQRWRRRLGIKPDPVWDEIISNLSQLPVRGGVYLAHENCPQTYTERNSDHPSMLGAFGMLPGDGVNRVTMRRTLIKVMNEWQWDKTWGWDYPLTAMTAARCGEQKLAVDALLMPTGKNRFLPNGHNWQRENLPCYLPGNGGLLYAVAMMSAGWQGAPQTHAPGFPSDGSWTVRWEKLAPAP